In a single window of the Natator depressus isolate rNatDep1 chromosome 24, rNatDep2.hap1, whole genome shotgun sequence genome:
- the DUSP23 gene encoding dual specificity protein phosphatase 23 isoform X1 translates to MPKCLGSVRACGEELQLAALGSCLPFTTGLKSPLSNICSSSPMASAVPPNFSWVVPGKLAGLAMPRQPAHYQYMHEHGIQHLVSLTERSPPYHDTCPGIKLHHLRIQDFCAPSLEQIKRFLQIVEDASTKGEAVAVHCMLGFGRTGTMLACYLVKAQRLTGVDAIHEIRRIRPGAIETHEQEKAVIQFHHHIK, encoded by the exons cttcaacttgcagcccTTGGATCGTGTTTACCTTTCACTACTGGATTGAAGAGCccgttatcaaatatttgttcctcat CACCGATGGCGTCAGCCGTCCCTCCAAACTTCTCCTGGGTGGTGCCTGGCAAGCTGGCAGGGCTGGCCATGCCACGGCAGCCCGCACACTACCAGTACATGCATGAGCATGGCATCCAGCACCTGGTGTCACTGACCGAGCGCAGCCCGCCCTACCACGACACCTGCCCTGGCATCAAGCTCCATCACCTCCGCATCCAGGACTTCTGTGCCCCATCGCTGGAGCAGATCAAGCGCTTCCTGCAGATTGTGGAGGACGCCAGCACCAAGGGGGAG GCGGTGGCAgtgcattgcatgctgggatttgGCAGGACAGGAACCATGCTGGCCTGTTACCTGGTGAAAGCCCAGAGACTCACCGGAGTCGACGCCATCCACGAAATCCGGAGAATCCGGCCTGGAGCCATTGAGACGCATGAGCAGGAGAAAGCCGTGATCCAGTTCCACCACCACATCAAATAG
- the DUSP23 gene encoding dual specificity protein phosphatase 23 isoform X2 — protein sequence MASAVPPNFSWVVPGKLAGLAMPRQPAHYQYMHEHGIQHLVSLTERSPPYHDTCPGIKLHHLRIQDFCAPSLEQIKRFLQIVEDASTKGEAVAVHCMLGFGRTGTMLACYLVKAQRLTGVDAIHEIRRIRPGAIETHEQEKAVIQFHHHIK from the exons ATGGCGTCAGCCGTCCCTCCAAACTTCTCCTGGGTGGTGCCTGGCAAGCTGGCAGGGCTGGCCATGCCACGGCAGCCCGCACACTACCAGTACATGCATGAGCATGGCATCCAGCACCTGGTGTCACTGACCGAGCGCAGCCCGCCCTACCACGACACCTGCCCTGGCATCAAGCTCCATCACCTCCGCATCCAGGACTTCTGTGCCCCATCGCTGGAGCAGATCAAGCGCTTCCTGCAGATTGTGGAGGACGCCAGCACCAAGGGGGAG GCGGTGGCAgtgcattgcatgctgggatttgGCAGGACAGGAACCATGCTGGCCTGTTACCTGGTGAAAGCCCAGAGACTCACCGGAGTCGACGCCATCCACGAAATCCGGAGAATCCGGCCTGGAGCCATTGAGACGCATGAGCAGGAGAAAGCCGTGATCCAGTTCCACCACCACATCAAATAG